The Psychrobacillus sp. FSL K6-4046 DNA window GAAAATGGAAAGCTGATAGAATCAGGTTCACAAGAGGATCTTATAAATGCGCAAGGTCGTTTTTATAGTATGCTTATGAATTCAAAGATTTAGAAGGGAAGTATGGACTTGGACATATCAGTCATGACAGTGTCGATTCCAATTGATATGGAAACACGGGAAGAGATGGAAAACTTAATAGAGGAAGCTGCTCATGTCGATTTAATTGATTACAATCATTTATTAAATACATCAGAGCTAACAGATTATTTCTTAAAGGGATTTTGTATTTTAGCATATAGCGACGAATCGGATCAATTGGTTGGAGTATTAACTGCTGTTGATAGATTAGCTACTTTAGATTACGAATGGAGCGCTGTAGTTCTTCCAAGTGCCCGCAAATTAGGTATTGGAGGAAAACTGCTGCAAGAACTACAAAGAAATTTAGAGCTAAGAGGAGCCTCTAGAGATATAGCGTTAGTTGCAAGCGTTGCAAAGACGGGACAATATATGCTGGCAACTCGGGGTTATTCATACGAGCTTTCCGAAATTACGATGGTTGCTAATGCAGATTCAATACAAGTGGATAGTCCATTTGAAGTGACGCCTTTTCAAAATGAAGGTGAAGAGCTAATAGAAGTTCTAGAAAATGCTTTTGGGGATACAGCAGAAGAGGCA harbors:
- a CDS encoding GNAT family N-acetyltransferase, yielding MDISVMTVSIPIDMETREEMENLIEEAAHVDLIDYNHLLNTSELTDYFLKGFCILAYSDESDQLVGVLTAVDRLATLDYEWSAVVLPSARKLGIGGKLLQELQRNLELRGASRDIALVASVAKTGQYMLATRGYSYELSEITMVANADSIQVDSPFEVTPFQNEGEELIEVLENAFGDTAEEAQEMIAFNLQTPNRKLMLAKQEGKVLGTTTIVENEDQLWITGLGVHKEAQGKGVAKALLSWCKHEAYKLGKTQVYLDVETDNDIAFSIYEKQGFQTVANTLFYRKNDVLQ